In Myxococcota bacterium, the sequence CGACGGCCTGCGCATGCTCACGCGCGCCATCGGCGCCTGGACGCCGAGCTCGACCATGTTCTTCCTGGGTGAGCTGTTCCTGGTGGCGATCTGCCTGAACTACGCGGTGCGGCTCTCGCGCGCGAGTCTCTCGATCAAGAATCTGGCGCAGGAGGTGGCGCTGCTGCGCACCGAGATCGAGAAGCTCGCTCGCGGCAAGGCGGGGTCCGCATGAGCGGCTGGCCTTCGACCGACTGGCTGCCCGGCGCGCCGCCCCCGGGCTTCCGCGAGCCCGGGGGGCTCGACGCGCTGGGGCAGACCCACGCGCTGGCGGTGATCTGGCGCGGCCTGCTCGTGCACGAGCGCTACGGCCCCGGCCACGGGCCCGACTCCACGCTGCTCTCGTGGTCGATCGCGAAGAGCTTCCTGCACGCGCTGGTCGGGATCCTGGTGCGCGACGGCAAGCTCGCGACCGGTGCGCGCGCCGACGTGCCGCAGTGGCGCGCGCGCGGCGACGCGCGCGGCGCGATCACGCTCGAACACCTGCTGCGCATGTCGAGCGGTCTCTTCTGGCGCGAGGACTACGTGGACGCGCAGCGCTCCGACGTGATCGAGATGCTGTTCGGGTCGGGCAAGGACGACGTCGCGGACTTCGCCGCGCACTTCCCGCTGGAGCACCGGCCCGGAACGGTCTGGAACTACTCGAGTGGCACGAGCAACCTCCTGTCTGCGATCGCCGGCCGCGCGATCGCCGGCGGCGGCCCCGCGGTCCAGGAGTTCCTGCGGCGCGAGCTGTTCGCGCGCCTGGGCATGGCCAGCGCCAGCGCGCGCTGCGACGCCGCCGGCACCTGGATCGGCTCGTCGTTCGTGTTCGCGAGCGCCCGCG encodes:
- a CDS encoding DUF2304 domain-containing protein; amino-acid sequence: DGLRMLTRAIGAWTPSSTMFFLGELFLVAICLNYAVRLSRASLSIKNLAQEVALLRTEIEKLARGKAGSA
- a CDS encoding serine hydrolase, producing MSGWPSTDWLPGAPPPGFREPGGLDALGQTHALAVIWRGLLVHERYGPGHGPDSTLLSWSIAKSFLHALVGILVRDGKLATGARADVPQWRARGDARGAITLEHLLRMSSGLFWREDYVDAQRSDVIEMLFGSGKDDVADFAAHFPLEHRPGTVWNYSSGTSNLLSAIAGRAIAGGGPAVQEFLRRELFARLGMASASARCDAAGTWIGSSFVFASARDYARFGYLYLRDGVWHGERVLPEGWVAHARRLTPGSAHEGQEYGAHWWLQPGGEGTFSANGYAGQYLFVAPARDVVAVRLGESTAEHGPGLREWMRALVACFPRA